In Nitrospirota bacterium, the genomic stretch ATTTGTAAAGCTCCGAGTGCGCTCCCTCTCCCGAAAGATTACACCCCGATCCTATTTTTACGCTGCCGGTATTTTTCGAACTCCTCTCTCTTCGCTTCATATCCCTTCTTGCCCATCATGCCGTAGGTGAGGTTCTTCCCTTCTTCCACGCCGGGCTGATCAAACGGGTTCACGCCGATGAGGGCGCCGGTAAGCGCGGTGACGACCGCAAAGAAGTGGAACAGCTGTCCCAGGTGGTAGGCATCGATCCTCGGCACGGTCACGGTGATGCTCGGCCTCCCGTTCTTGGCGAGAGCGATCTCCGAGGCTTCCTGCTCGACCTTGATGAGCTCGGCGAGCGTATGGCCCGAGAGGTAATTGAGCCCTTCCATCTCTTTGAAGACCGGGGGGATCCGGATGTCCGTCCCGTACTCCTCGACCGCGATGAAGACGACCACCTTGTCCTGCGGCCCCTCCATCCAGAGCTGCAGCTGCGAATGCTGGTCCGTGGTCCCGGTCGAGGGATACGGCGTCAGGCCTTTTCCCTCTTTGCCGAGGCTCTCGCCCCAGAGCTGGCAGAACCACTCGGAAAAGGACTTCAGGCGGTCGGCGTAAGGGACCAGGACCGTCATGGTTCTGCCTCTCTTCGCCTGCATGAGGGAGATGCCCGAGGCGATCAGGTACGCGGGGTTCTGCCGGAAATCCTCATGCGTGCACCGCGCATGAATGTCCCGCGCCCCCCTGAGCAGCTCCGCTGCATCGATGCCGACCGCTTCGGCAAGCAGCAGGCCGACGGCGCTCAGGACCGAATACCGTCCCCCTACTCCCGGGGGAATGGGCAGCGACTTCAGGCCATGGTCCTGGACGATCTTCCTGAGATTCCCCTTGGCAGGATCGGTGGTAACGATGATATGCTCCTCCGGCTCGAGAGCGGCTTCCTGCAGCCGCTGCCAGAGGATCATGAACGAGGCGATCGTTTCCGCGGTGCTGCCCGACTTGGTGATGACGTTGATGACGGTCCTGCCGAGGTCGGTCATATCCAGTATGGCGGCCAGCGTCATCGGATCGACATTGTCGTAAATGAAGACCTTCGGCGCAGCGCGCAGGTTATGAAAGGGGTGCAGGGCCTCGAGGATCGAGCGCGGCCCCAGGGCCGAGCCGCCGATCCCGAGGATAAGGAGCGTCTCGAAGCGGCCGGCGAAGCGCCCCATCTCTTTTATGGGGGCGATATCCTGACCGGGCAGGTCGAGCCACCCGAGCTCGGCATACCGCCTCGCCCGGAGCATGCCGTCGAATCTGGCGGTGTCGATCTGTCTGAAGTCGTCGGTCGTGAGCCCGTTTTCGCCGATGGAATCCCGCATCAGGTTGGAGCAGTCGATTCGGATCATTATGGGTCTCCCTTCGAAAATGAAAATTAAAACAAGAAGCAGAAACTGAGGAGCTATTTAGAGCGCCTAACTGCCTAACTGAATGCGGAGAGGGAGTTGAGCGAATGTACTCTACCTTGCCCGACTCCAAGCTCGTTCATTTCGTTAGGGGCTCTTAACTTTTAGTTTTTAACCTTTCACCATTACGTGCTGCAACCAGCCCCTCTTTGAGAATGATGATGAAGACCACGGTCAGGCCGAGGAGCAGGCCGAAGAGGTCGATCGCTTTCAGCGCAGCGAGGACCAGGAGAAAGGCGAAGACAACGAGAAGCCTGAAGATGCTCAGGAACACGATTTTTCCCTGGGGCCTCTCGACGCCGATGAGGGCTGTCACGCTCCACGCCAGTCCCTTCAGGTTGCTTGCCGCAACGAGACCGCCGACAAGAACACCGAGGGCGAAGCGCCGGCCGCCCCAGGGAGTGAGCAGCGAGAGGAGCGCGAGCGGGATCAGGACCAGCGCTGACTGGACGTTAACCCGTTTGATTATTGTTTCCATTGTTCCCTCCCTGCTGCTTGCGGGCCATTTTGACAAGCTCCCTGAATCCTGCAATTATACCGAGAATGAGAAAGACGAACGTGAGATAAGGCTCCGTTCCGAAGAGATAGTCGAGGCCGTATCCCATGGCGAGCCCGACAAAGGTCGAGACGACGAGCTGGATGCCGATGGTGCTCGCATCGAGGAGCTGCGCAAATACCGATTTTTCGGGCTTCTTTTCTTCCATCGGTTGTGTCAGAGGCTCTGATAAAAGAATTTGATAATTACT encodes the following:
- a CDS encoding glucose-6-phosphate isomerase, whose amino-acid sequence is MIRIDCSNLMRDSIGENGLTTDDFRQIDTARFDGMLRARRYAELGWLDLPGQDIAPIKEMGRFAGRFETLLILGIGGSALGPRSILEALHPFHNLRAAPKVFIYDNVDPMTLAAILDMTDLGRTVINVITKSGSTAETIASFMILWQRLQEAALEPEEHIIVTTDPAKGNLRKIVQDHGLKSLPIPPGVGGRYSVLSAVGLLLAEAVGIDAAELLRGARDIHARCTHEDFRQNPAYLIASGISLMQAKRGRTMTVLVPYADRLKSFSEWFCQLWGESLGKEGKGLTPYPSTGTTDQHSQLQLWMEGPQDKVVVFIAVEEYGTDIRIPPVFKEMEGLNYLSGHTLAELIKVEQEASEIALAKNGRPSITVTVPRIDAYHLGQLFHFFAVVTALTGALIGVNPFDQPGVEEGKNLTYGMMGKKGYEAKREEFEKYRQRKNRIGV
- a CDS encoding AtpZ/AtpI family protein, giving the protein MEEKKPEKSVFAQLLDASTIGIQLVVSTFVGLAMGYGLDYLFGTEPYLTFVFLILGIIAGFRELVKMARKQQGGNNGNNNQTG